The following are from one region of the Streptomyces fradiae genome:
- a CDS encoding N-acetyltransferase, with the protein MDVHITTLAERPALAGKLWQMKDLWPEFMMYDPVGWSHIGRIVAEFPEYVLVATDGPDGEDVVARGFSVPFQLGAEGRGELPDTGWDQVLLWAFSDLRHGRTPDTVSAIEITVDTSALGNGVSHRMLAAMRDNARRLGHTQLVAPLRPNGKHLEAEGSIHEYARRTRESDGLPHDPWLRVHVRAGGAVVKVAPASMTIGGSVAQWRSWTGLPFDTDGPVEVPGALVPVHCDTARGYAVYVEPNIWVRHQL; encoded by the coding sequence ATGGACGTGCACATCACTACGCTCGCCGAGCGCCCCGCCCTTGCCGGGAAGCTGTGGCAGATGAAGGACCTCTGGCCGGAGTTCATGATGTACGACCCGGTGGGGTGGAGCCACATCGGGCGGATCGTGGCCGAGTTCCCGGAGTACGTGCTCGTCGCGACCGACGGGCCGGACGGTGAGGACGTGGTGGCGCGCGGGTTCAGCGTGCCGTTCCAGCTGGGGGCCGAGGGGCGCGGGGAGCTGCCGGACACCGGGTGGGACCAGGTGTTGCTGTGGGCGTTCTCCGATCTGCGGCACGGGCGGACGCCGGACACGGTGAGCGCGATCGAGATCACCGTCGACACCAGCGCGCTCGGCAACGGGGTCTCGCACCGGATGCTCGCGGCCATGCGTGACAACGCCCGTCGCCTCGGGCACACCCAGCTCGTCGCCCCGCTGCGCCCGAACGGCAAGCACCTGGAGGCCGAGGGCTCCATCCACGAGTACGCGCGGCGCACCCGCGAGTCCGACGGGCTGCCGCACGACCCGTGGCTGCGCGTGCATGTGCGCGCGGGCGGCGCCGTCGTGAAGGTGGCGCCGGCGTCGATGACCATCGGCGGGTCCGTGGCGCAGTGGCGGTCCTGGACCGGGCTGCCCTTCGACACCGACGGACCGGTCGAGGTGCCCGGCGCCCTGGTGCCGGTGCACTGCGACACCGCCCGCGGTTACGCGGTCTACGTCGAGCCGAACATCTGGGTCCGGCACCAGCTCTGA
- a CDS encoding TetR/AcrR family transcriptional regulator, which yields MTTTGSLRRGYHHGDLRQAVLAAALDVIATDGPGALSLRDLARRAGVSHAAPAHHFKDRTGLLTAIAAQGYELLAAALADAPDLRERGVRYVRFAVAHPAHFQVMFQPDLYRDRADDAELLAAKERAAAELRAGVAALPAARDAGIAAWSLAHGFATLLLTHNLDDPLGGREPGEAFRALSGLLGSGQLPLSEGE from the coding sequence ATGACCACCACCGGGAGCCTCCGCCGCGGCTACCACCACGGCGACCTGCGCCAGGCCGTCCTCGCCGCCGCCCTCGACGTCATCGCCACCGACGGCCCCGGCGCGCTCAGCCTGCGCGACCTCGCGCGCCGCGCCGGCGTCTCGCACGCCGCCCCCGCGCACCACTTCAAGGACCGCACCGGGCTGCTCACCGCGATCGCCGCCCAGGGATACGAGCTCCTCGCCGCGGCCCTCGCCGACGCGCCCGATCTACGGGAGCGCGGAGTGCGGTACGTCCGGTTCGCCGTCGCGCACCCCGCGCACTTCCAGGTGATGTTCCAGCCCGACCTGTACCGGGACCGGGCCGACGACGCCGAGCTGCTCGCCGCCAAGGAGCGGGCCGCCGCCGAACTCCGGGCCGGCGTCGCCGCCCTTCCCGCCGCCCGGGACGCCGGCATCGCCGCCTGGTCCCTCGCCCACGGCTTCGCGACCCTGCTGCTCACCCACAACCTGGACGACCCACTGGGCGGGCGGGAGCCGGGTGAGGCGTTCCGTGCACTGAGCGGACTCCTCGGTTCCGGTCAACTCCCGCTCTCGGAAGGGGAATAG
- a CDS encoding SGNH/GDSL hydrolase family protein, producing MTNRNRTTLRSAGIALLAGLTLAGTLTGAPATAAPQPAPQPAAQPAWHGVWAASPQAPTAPFGPNWSTQGFADQTVRQVVRVTAGGTKARIELTNRYGSTPLRITGATVARTAKGGAVEPGSVRPLTFGGGRGSVTIPAGGTLLSDGVPFKTRALESVTVTLYLAGPTGPATFHHFAGATSYRAAGDHRADASGAAFTETSTSWYYLSGVEVSGGPAAARPHRRDGIVTFGDSITDGVGATNDADDRYPDELAERLAATGRPRPVLNHGIGGNQVTNDVTWAGEAAVVRFRKDVLTEQGVGTVVLLEGINDIGGSGPTFPGGPTPDVSVNRLIEGHRALIRQAHAHGIKVVGATLTPIKGSFYFTPENEAKREAFNDWVRTSGAYDAVVDFDRAVADPADPDRILPAYDSGDHLHPGDAGYTAMAGALDLDEL from the coding sequence ATGACCAACCGCAACCGCACCACCCTTCGCAGCGCAGGGATCGCCCTGCTCGCCGGCCTCACCCTCGCCGGCACCCTCACCGGCGCGCCCGCCACCGCGGCCCCGCAGCCCGCACCGCAGCCTGCCGCACAGCCCGCCTGGCACGGTGTCTGGGCCGCCTCCCCGCAGGCGCCGACGGCACCCTTCGGCCCCAACTGGTCCACTCAGGGCTTCGCCGACCAGACCGTGCGCCAGGTCGTACGGGTCACGGCCGGCGGCACCAAGGCCCGGATCGAGCTGACCAACCGATACGGCTCCACCCCGCTGCGGATCACCGGCGCCACGGTCGCCCGCACCGCCAAGGGCGGCGCGGTGGAGCCCGGTTCGGTCCGGCCGCTCACCTTCGGCGGAGGCCGCGGCTCCGTGACGATCCCGGCCGGCGGCACCCTGCTCAGCGACGGCGTGCCGTTCAAGACCCGGGCCCTGGAGTCGGTGACCGTCACCCTCTACCTCGCCGGGCCGACCGGCCCCGCCACCTTCCACCACTTCGCGGGCGCCACCAGCTACCGCGCGGCGGGCGACCACCGCGCCGACGCGTCCGGCGCGGCCTTCACCGAGACCAGCACCTCCTGGTACTACCTGTCCGGCGTCGAGGTCTCCGGCGGCCCCGCCGCCGCCCGGCCGCACCGCCGCGACGGCATCGTCACCTTCGGCGACTCCATCACCGACGGCGTCGGCGCCACGAACGACGCCGACGACCGCTACCCCGACGAGCTCGCCGAGCGCCTCGCCGCCACCGGCCGCCCGCGCCCCGTCCTCAACCACGGCATCGGCGGCAACCAGGTCACCAACGACGTCACCTGGGCGGGCGAGGCGGCGGTCGTGCGCTTCCGGAAGGACGTGCTCACCGAGCAGGGCGTCGGCACGGTGGTCCTCCTGGAGGGCATCAACGACATCGGCGGCAGCGGCCCCACCTTCCCCGGCGGGCCGACCCCCGACGTCTCGGTGAACCGGCTCATCGAGGGCCACCGCGCCCTGATCCGCCAGGCCCACGCCCACGGCATCAAGGTCGTCGGCGCGACCCTCACCCCGATCAAGGGCTCCTTCTACTTCACCCCGGAGAACGAGGCGAAGCGCGAGGCCTTCAACGACTGGGTCCGCACCTCCGGTGCCTACGACGCGGTCGTCGACTTCGACCGCGCGGTCGCCGACCCCGCCGACCCGGACCGCATCCTGCCCGCCTACGACTCCGGCGACCACCTCCACCCGGGCGACGCGGGGTACACCGCGATGGCCGGGGCGCTGGACCTCGACGAGCTCTGA
- the mfd gene encoding transcription-repair coupling factor has protein sequence MSLHGLLDVVVRDAALAEAVTAARDGNRMHVDLVGPPAARPFAVAALARESGRPVLAVTATGREAEDLAAALRSLLDPDTVVDYPSWETLPHERLSPRSDTVGRRLAVLRRLAHPSADDPAAGPVSVVVAPIRSVLQPQVKGLGDLEPVALRTGQTADLNEIVEGLAAAAYSRVELVEKRGEFAVRGGILDVFPPTEEHPLRIEFWGDDVEEIRYFKVADQRSLEVAEHGLWAPPCRELLLTDAVRERAAALAEQHPELGELLGKIAEGIAVEGMESLAPVLVDDMELLLDVLPKGSMAVVCDPERVRTRAADLVATSQEFLQASWAATAGGGEAPIDVGAASLWGIADVRDRARELDMMWWSVSPFAADLADETVGADTLKLGMHAPETYRGDTARALADTKGWLADGWRTVYVTEAHGPASRTVEVLGGEGIAARLDADLAEIAPSVVHVACGSIDYGFVDPALQLAVLTETDLSGQKAAGKDGQRMPAKRRKTIDPLTLEVGDYIVHEQHGVGRYLEMVQRTVQGATREYLLVEYAPAKRGQPGDRLYIPTDQLEQVTKYVGGEAPTLHRLGGADWTKTKARAKKAVKEIAADLIKLYSARMAAPGHAFAPDTPWQRELEDAFPYAETPDQLSTIAEVKEDMEKTVPMDRLICGDVGYGKTEIAVRAAFKAVQDGKQVAVLVPTTLLVQQHFGTFSERYGQFPVNVRALSRFQTDTESKATLEGLKDGAVDVVIGTHRLFSSETKFKDLGLVIVDEEQRFGVEHKEQLKKLRANVDVLTMSATPIPRTLEMAVTGIREMSTITTPPEERHPVLTFVGPYEEKQIGAAIRRELLREGQVFYIHNRVESIDRAAARLREIVPEARIATAHGQMSEQALEQVVVDFWEKKFDVLVSTTIVESGIDISNANTLIVERGDNFGLSQLHQLRGRVGRGRERGYAYFLYPPEKPLTETAHERLATIAQHTEMGAGMYVAMKDLEIRGAGNLLGGEQSGHIAGVGFDLYVRMVGEAVADYRASLEGGVEEEPPLEVKIELPVDAHVPHDYAPGERLRLQAYRAIASANSEADIKAVREELTDRYGKLPEPVENLLLVAGLRMLARACGVGEIVLQGPNIRFAPVELRESQELRLKRLYPRTVIKPAVHQILVPRPTTGKIGGKPVVGRELLAWTGEFLTEILS, from the coding sequence ATGAGCCTGCACGGTCTGCTTGACGTCGTCGTCCGAGACGCCGCCCTCGCCGAGGCGGTGACGGCCGCCCGCGACGGCAACCGCATGCACGTCGACCTCGTCGGCCCGCCCGCCGCCCGCCCCTTCGCGGTCGCCGCGCTCGCCCGCGAGTCCGGCCGGCCCGTGCTCGCCGTGACGGCGACCGGCCGCGAGGCCGAGGACCTGGCGGCGGCGCTGCGCTCGCTGCTCGACCCGGACACGGTCGTCGACTACCCGTCCTGGGAGACCCTGCCGCACGAGCGCCTGTCGCCCCGCTCCGACACCGTCGGCCGCCGCCTCGCCGTGCTCCGCCGGCTCGCCCACCCGTCCGCCGACGACCCGGCCGCCGGGCCGGTCAGCGTCGTCGTCGCGCCCATCCGCTCCGTACTCCAGCCGCAGGTCAAGGGCCTCGGGGACCTGGAGCCGGTGGCACTGCGGACCGGACAGACCGCCGACCTGAACGAGATCGTCGAGGGCCTGGCGGCCGCCGCGTACTCCCGGGTCGAGCTGGTCGAGAAGCGCGGCGAGTTCGCTGTCCGCGGCGGCATCCTCGACGTCTTCCCGCCCACCGAGGAGCACCCGCTCCGGATCGAGTTCTGGGGCGACGACGTCGAGGAGATCCGTTACTTCAAGGTCGCCGACCAGCGCTCCCTCGAAGTCGCCGAGCACGGCCTGTGGGCCCCGCCCTGCCGTGAGCTGCTGCTCACCGACGCCGTACGGGAGCGGGCGGCGGCGCTCGCCGAGCAGCACCCCGAGCTGGGCGAACTGCTCGGAAAGATCGCCGAGGGCATCGCCGTCGAGGGCATGGAATCCCTCGCCCCGGTCCTCGTCGACGACATGGAGCTGCTGCTCGACGTCCTGCCCAAGGGCTCGATGGCCGTCGTCTGCGACCCGGAGCGGGTGCGGACCAGGGCCGCCGACCTGGTGGCGACCAGCCAGGAGTTCCTGCAGGCCTCGTGGGCGGCGACGGCGGGCGGCGGCGAGGCGCCGATCGACGTCGGCGCGGCCTCGCTGTGGGGGATCGCGGACGTACGGGACCGGGCGCGCGAGCTGGACATGATGTGGTGGTCCGTGTCCCCGTTCGCGGCGGACCTCGCCGACGAGACCGTGGGTGCGGACACGTTGAAGCTGGGCATGCACGCCCCGGAGACGTACCGCGGCGACACCGCCCGCGCGCTCGCCGACACCAAGGGCTGGCTGGCCGACGGCTGGCGCACGGTGTACGTGACGGAGGCGCACGGCCCGGCCTCCCGTACGGTCGAGGTGCTCGGCGGCGAGGGCATCGCCGCCCGCCTGGACGCGGACCTGGCCGAGATCGCCCCGTCCGTCGTGCACGTCGCCTGCGGCTCGATCGACTACGGCTTCGTGGACCCGGCGCTCCAGCTCGCCGTCCTGACCGAGACCGACCTGTCCGGGCAGAAGGCGGCCGGCAAGGACGGCCAGCGGATGCCGGCCAAGCGCCGCAAGACGATCGACCCGCTGACCCTGGAGGTCGGCGACTACATCGTGCACGAGCAGCACGGCGTCGGCCGCTATCTGGAGATGGTGCAGCGCACCGTCCAGGGCGCCACCCGCGAGTACCTGCTCGTCGAGTACGCCCCCGCCAAGCGCGGCCAGCCCGGCGACCGCCTCTACATCCCCACCGACCAGCTGGAGCAGGTCACCAAGTACGTGGGCGGCGAGGCCCCGACCCTGCACCGGCTCGGCGGCGCCGACTGGACGAAGACCAAGGCGCGCGCGAAGAAGGCGGTCAAGGAGATCGCCGCCGACCTCATCAAGCTCTACAGCGCCCGGATGGCGGCCCCCGGCCACGCCTTCGCCCCCGACACCCCCTGGCAGCGCGAGCTGGAGGACGCCTTCCCGTACGCGGAGACGCCCGACCAGCTGTCGACCATCGCCGAGGTGAAGGAGGACATGGAGAAGACGGTCCCGATGGACCGCCTGATCTGCGGCGACGTCGGCTACGGCAAGACGGAGATCGCGGTACGGGCGGCCTTCAAGGCCGTCCAGGACGGCAAGCAGGTCGCCGTCCTCGTCCCCACCACCCTGCTCGTGCAGCAGCACTTCGGCACCTTCTCCGAGCGCTACGGCCAGTTCCCGGTCAACGTCCGGGCGTTGTCCCGCTTCCAGACCGACACCGAGTCGAAGGCGACCCTGGAGGGGCTGAAGGACGGCGCGGTCGACGTCGTCATCGGCACCCACCGCCTGTTCTCCTCCGAGACGAAGTTCAAGGACCTGGGCCTGGTCATCGTCGACGAGGAGCAGCGCTTCGGCGTCGAGCACAAGGAGCAGCTGAAGAAGCTCCGCGCCAACGTCGACGTGCTCACCATGTCCGCGACCCCGATCCCGCGCACCCTGGAGATGGCGGTGACCGGCATCCGCGAGATGTCGACGATCACCACCCCGCCGGAGGAGCGGCACCCGGTGCTCACCTTCGTCGGCCCGTACGAGGAGAAGCAGATCGGCGCGGCCATCCGCCGCGAACTGCTGCGCGAGGGCCAGGTCTTCTACATCCACAACCGCGTCGAGTCCATCGACCGGGCGGCGGCGCGGCTGCGCGAGATCGTGCCGGAGGCGCGGATCGCGACCGCGCACGGCCAGATGTCGGAGCAGGCCCTGGAGCAGGTCGTCGTCGACTTCTGGGAGAAGAAGTTCGACGTGCTCGTCTCGACGACGATCGTCGAGTCCGGCATCGACATCTCCAACGCCAACACCCTCATCGTGGAGCGCGGCGACAACTTCGGCCTCAGCCAGCTGCACCAGCTGCGCGGCCGGGTCGGCCGAGGCCGCGAGCGCGGCTACGCGTACTTCCTCTACCCGCCGGAGAAGCCGCTCACCGAGACCGCGCACGAGCGGCTCGCGACCATCGCCCAGCACACCGAGATGGGCGCGGGCATGTACGTGGCGATGAAGGACCTGGAGATCCGTGGCGCGGGCAATCTGCTCGGCGGCGAGCAGTCCGGCCACATCGCGGGCGTCGGCTTCGACCTGTACGTACGGATGGTCGGCGAGGCCGTCGCCGACTACCGGGCGTCCCTGGAGGGCGGGGTGGAGGAGGAGCCGCCCCTGGAGGTCAAGATCGAGCTCCCGGTCGACGCGCACGTCCCCCACGACTACGCGCCGGGCGAGCGGCTGCGCCTCCAGGCCTACCGCGCCATCGCCTCCGCCAACTCGGAGGCCGACATCAAGGCCGTACGGGAGGAGCTCACCGACCGCTACGGCAAGCTGCCCGAGCCCGTCGAGAACCTCCTCCTCGTCGCCGGCCTGCGCATGCTGGCCCGCGCCTGCGGGGTCGGCGAGATCGTCCTCCAGGGTCCCAACATCCGCTTCGCCCCGGTGGAGCTGCGCGAATCGCAGGAGCTGCGCCTCAAGCGCCTCTACCCGCGCACGGTCATCAAGCCGGCCGTCCACCAGATCCTGGTGCCGCGCCCGACGACCGGGAAGATCGGCGGGAAGCCGGTGGTGGGCCGCGAACTGCTGGCGTGGACGGGCGAGTTCCTGACGGAGATCCTCAGCTAG
- a CDS encoding ABC transporter permease, whose protein sequence is MSGTVLKTSLRNFFAHKGRMALSAVAVLLSVAFVCGTLVFSDTMNTTFDKLFATTASDVTVSPANAAANDEIPQTGRPATLPAALVEQIKGVEGARDVRGAVNSMSVTVVDAAGENVGPTSGAPTIAANWTPNELRSVEIASGHAPRGPTEVLVDSGTADKHHLKIGDELRTIAVTGDFTAKISGIAEFKVTNPGATLVWYDTATAQRELLGKEGLFTQITVEAADGVSDETLKAAVAKKLADPKAAPQGGHYKLQTAAEATDAGREDVAGFLDVMKYAMLGFAGIAFLVGIFLIVNTFSMLVAQRTREIGLMRAIGSSRRQINRSVLVEALLLGVVGSAAGVATGVGLAVGLMKLMSQMGMELSTQDLTVRWTTPVVGIVLGVVVTLLAAFVPARRAAKVSPMAALRESGTPADARAGKVRGALGLVLTAAGAGALFAATRAEESAPGSMWLGLGVVLSLLGFVVVGPLLSGAVVRALGVVVLRIFGPVGRMAERNALRNPRRTGATGAALMIGLALVACLSVVGSSMVASATEELDKSVGADFIVQSTNGQPVVPQAQAAVEKAAGLDHVTEYKWVEVTVTDPKGKAEKTGLVAADPSYAQDVRRDTTAGTLSDAYGPGAMSVGSKYAGEHGVKLGDRLTVAFPGGRQAALRVAAITSDDNNIDKGVKYTSIATAAQYVPAEQLPRSMIVFATAKDGQEEAAYKALKAALKPYPQYKVADQADYKKDLQDQVGQLLNMVYGLLALAIVVAVLGVVNTLALSVVERTREIGLMRAIGLSRRQLRRMIRLESVVIALFGALLGLGLGLGWGTAAQQLLALEGLGVLEIPWPTIVGVFVGSAFVGLFAALVPAFRAGRMNVLNAIATE, encoded by the coding sequence ATGAGCGGCACCGTCCTCAAGACCTCGCTGCGCAACTTCTTCGCGCACAAGGGCCGCATGGCGCTCTCCGCCGTCGCCGTCCTCCTCTCCGTCGCCTTCGTCTGCGGCACCCTGGTGTTCAGCGACACCATGAACACCACCTTCGACAAGCTCTTCGCCACCACCGCCTCCGACGTCACCGTCAGCCCCGCGAACGCCGCCGCGAACGACGAGATCCCGCAGACCGGCCGCCCCGCCACGCTGCCCGCCGCGCTCGTCGAGCAGATCAAGGGCGTCGAGGGCGCCCGCGACGTCCGGGGCGCGGTCAACTCGATGTCCGTCACCGTCGTCGACGCGGCCGGCGAGAACGTCGGACCGACCTCCGGCGCCCCCACCATCGCCGCCAACTGGACGCCCAACGAACTGCGTTCGGTCGAGATCGCCTCCGGCCACGCACCGCGCGGCCCCACCGAGGTCCTCGTCGACTCCGGCACCGCCGACAAGCACCACCTGAAGATCGGCGACGAGCTGCGCACCATCGCCGTCACCGGCGACTTCACCGCGAAGATCTCCGGCATCGCCGAGTTCAAGGTCACCAACCCCGGCGCCACCCTCGTCTGGTACGACACCGCCACCGCCCAGCGCGAACTCCTCGGCAAGGAGGGCCTGTTCACCCAGATCACGGTCGAGGCGGCGGACGGCGTCAGCGACGAGACCCTGAAGGCCGCCGTCGCGAAGAAGCTCGCCGACCCCAAGGCCGCTCCCCAGGGCGGGCACTACAAGCTGCAGACCGCCGCCGAGGCCACCGACGCCGGCCGCGAGGACGTCGCCGGCTTCCTCGACGTCATGAAGTACGCGATGCTCGGCTTCGCCGGAATCGCCTTCCTCGTCGGCATCTTCCTCATCGTCAACACCTTCTCCATGCTGGTCGCCCAGCGCACCCGCGAGATCGGCCTCATGCGGGCCATCGGCTCCAGCCGGCGCCAGATCAACCGCTCCGTCCTCGTCGAGGCGCTGCTCCTCGGCGTCGTCGGCTCGGCCGCCGGTGTCGCCACCGGCGTCGGCCTCGCCGTCGGCCTGATGAAGCTCATGTCCCAGATGGGCATGGAGCTGTCCACCCAGGACCTCACCGTCCGCTGGACCACCCCGGTCGTCGGCATCGTCCTCGGTGTCGTCGTCACCCTCCTCGCCGCTTTCGTGCCCGCCCGCCGGGCCGCCAAGGTCTCCCCGATGGCCGCCCTGCGCGAGTCCGGCACCCCCGCCGACGCCCGGGCCGGCAAGGTCCGCGGCGCCCTCGGTCTCGTCCTGACCGCCGCCGGCGCCGGCGCGCTGTTCGCCGCCACCCGCGCCGAGGAGTCCGCCCCCGGCTCGATGTGGCTGGGCCTCGGCGTGGTCCTCTCGCTGCTCGGCTTCGTCGTCGTCGGACCGCTGCTCTCCGGGGCCGTCGTCCGCGCCCTCGGCGTCGTCGTCCTGCGGATCTTCGGCCCGGTCGGCCGGATGGCCGAACGCAACGCCCTGCGCAACCCGCGCCGCACCGGCGCCACCGGCGCCGCCCTGATGATCGGCCTCGCGCTCGTCGCCTGCCTCTCCGTCGTCGGCTCCTCGATGGTCGCCTCCGCGACCGAGGAGCTCGACAAGTCCGTCGGCGCCGACTTCATCGTCCAGTCCACCAACGGCCAGCCCGTCGTCCCACAGGCCCAGGCCGCCGTCGAGAAGGCCGCCGGCCTCGACCACGTCACCGAGTACAAGTGGGTCGAGGTCACGGTGACCGACCCGAAGGGCAAGGCCGAGAAGACCGGCCTGGTCGCCGCCGACCCCTCGTACGCCCAGGACGTGCGCCGCGACACCACCGCCGGCACGCTCTCCGACGCGTACGGGCCGGGCGCCATGTCCGTCGGCAGCAAGTACGCCGGCGAGCACGGCGTGAAGCTCGGCGACCGCCTCACCGTCGCCTTCCCCGGCGGCCGGCAGGCGGCACTGCGGGTCGCGGCGATCACGTCCGACGACAACAACATCGACAAGGGCGTGAAGTACACCAGCATCGCCACCGCGGCGCAGTACGTGCCGGCGGAGCAGCTGCCCCGCAGCATGATCGTCTTCGCCACGGCCAAGGACGGCCAGGAGGAGGCCGCGTACAAGGCCCTGAAGGCCGCCCTCAAGCCGTACCCGCAGTACAAGGTCGCCGACCAGGCCGACTACAAGAAGGACCTCCAGGACCAGGTCGGCCAGCTCCTCAACATGGTGTACGGGCTGCTCGCCCTCGCGATCGTCGTCGCCGTCCTCGGGGTCGTGAACACCCTCGCCCTCTCCGTCGTCGAGCGGACCCGCGAGATCGGCCTCATGCGCGCCATCGGCCTCTCCCGCCGCCAGCTGCGCCGCATGATCCGCCTGGAGTCGGTCGTCATCGCCCTCTTCGGCGCGCTTCTGGGCCTCGGCCTGGGCCTGGGCTGGGGCACGGCGGCCCAGCAGCTCCTCGCCCTGGAGGGCCTGGGCGTCCTGGAGATCCCCTGGCCGACCATCGTCGGCGTCTTCGTCGGCTCGGCCTTCGTGGGCCTCTTCGCCGCCCTGGTCCCGGCCTTCCGGGCGGGCCGGATGAACGTCCTGAACGCGATCGCGACGGAGTAG
- a CDS encoding ABC transporter ATP-binding protein — translation MTSAVTIPAHGGTGGRTAVAARARQVVKAYGTGETRVVALDHVDVDIDRGRFTAIMGPSGSGKSTLMHCLAGLDTVSSGQIFLDETEITGLKDKKLTQLRRDRIGFIFQAFNLLPTLNALENITLPMDIAGRKPDREWLRRVVDTVGLAGRLSHRPNQLSGGQQQRVAVARALAARPEIIFGDEPTGNLDSRAGAEVLGFLRQSVDELGQTIVMVTHDPVAASYADRVLYLADGRIVDEMHSPTADQVLDRMKDFDARGRTS, via the coding sequence GTGACTTCGGCTGTGACCATCCCCGCGCACGGGGGTACGGGAGGGCGGACGGCCGTCGCCGCGCGGGCGCGACAGGTCGTCAAGGCCTACGGGACCGGCGAGACCCGGGTCGTCGCGCTCGACCACGTCGACGTGGACATCGACCGCGGCCGGTTCACCGCGATCATGGGGCCCTCCGGCTCCGGCAAGTCCACCCTCATGCACTGCCTCGCCGGCCTCGACACCGTGTCCTCCGGGCAGATCTTCCTCGACGAGACCGAGATCACCGGCCTCAAGGACAAGAAACTCACCCAACTGCGGCGCGACCGCATCGGGTTCATCTTCCAGGCCTTCAACCTGCTGCCCACCCTGAACGCCCTGGAGAACATCACGCTGCCCATGGACATCGCGGGCCGCAAGCCGGACCGGGAATGGCTGCGGCGGGTCGTCGACACCGTCGGCCTCGCCGGGCGCCTCAGCCACCGGCCCAACCAGCTCTCCGGCGGCCAGCAGCAGCGCGTCGCCGTGGCCCGCGCGCTCGCCGCACGCCCCGAGATCATCTTCGGTGACGAGCCGACCGGAAACCTCGACTCCCGCGCCGGCGCCGAGGTCCTCGGCTTCCTGCGCCAGTCCGTCGACGAGCTCGGCCAGACCATCGTCATGGTCACCCACGACCCCGTCGCCGCCTCCTACGCCGACCGGGTCCTCTACCTCGCCGACGGGCGCATCGTCGACGAGATGCACTCCCCGACTGCCGACCAGGTCCTGGACCGCATGAAGGACTTCGACGCGCGCGGGCGGACCTCATGA